Sequence from the Rhodopirellula halodulae genome:
TCGTCGAACTGGCCGTCGTGATAGATCACACCGCCGCTGGTTTTCTCACGTTGGATCGTGGAGACGCGTTGGAGAGTTTCCGATTCCGATACAGCGTGTGAGCGTCCAAAACGGTTTCCAGTTGCGAGGAAGTCGTAAACCTTCAACCCGGTGGAGTAATACAACCGCTCCCAAGTTGACCGGCATGGGATCAAAAACGGCATGTCGTGAACCAATTGTGGCGCATTGTTACGAAGAAGCGTTCGTTCACGAAGCGCGTCTCGCACGAGTGTGATGTTGCCTTGTTGCAAATAACGCACACCACCATGGACCAGCTTTGTGCTGCGACTGGATGTACCTTTGCCAAAATCTGCTTGCTCGAGTAGCAAACAGTCCAATCCACGACTGGCCGCATCCATGGCAATGGCGACACCGGTTGCCCCGCCGCCTATGACGACGATGTCCCAAGGCTCCGTGCGTTGTTCGACTCGCTGACGGTTCGTGTCTCGATGCATGATTTATTCGCGCTTTGCGGTTTCAACAATTGTGGGTGAAGTTGATGAGTGCAAGTGTTCTAAAACTTTCCGCCGACTGACCGTTCATTCAGCCCATTGCTTGGATCGTTCCAACGCCTGTGCCCAGCGTGCTCGTCGCTTCTTGGCTTCCGCAGAGGACATCTTGGGCTCGAAGACGCGATCGGTTTCCCAGATGGATTCGATCTCTTGGGTGTCCTTCCAAAATCCAGTGGCGAGTCCAGCGACGTAAGCGGCACCGGCCGCCGTGGTTTCAATCACCTTGGGACGGACGACGCGAGTGCCAATGATGTCGGCCTGGAACTGCATCAACAGATCGTTCGCAGCGGCGCCACCGTCTACTCGAAGTTCTTCGATGGCCACCCCGGAGTCGTTTCGCATTGCATCCAGAACGTCGGCGACCTGAAAAGCGATTCCTTCAAGCGCCGCGCGTGCAATGTGTGCTTTCGTTGTGCCTCGAGTCAGTCCCACCAAAATGCCTCGCGCGTACGAATCCCAGTGAGGTGCCCCCAGTCCCGCGAACGCGGGAACCAAGTAAACGCCGTCCGTGTCGTCGACAGTCGAGGCCAAAGACTCAACTTCGGAGGAAGATTGAATGATGCCCAGCCCGTCACGCAGCCATTGCACGATGGCACCGGCAATGAAGATGCTGCCTTCGTAGGCATACGCACGGCGTTCGCCGTTCCAGCAAGCCACCGTGGTGAGCAGTCGCGACGGTGACGGTTTGGCTTCCTCGCCGATGTTCATCAGCATGAAACAGCCGGTTCCGTAGGTGTTCTTTGCCATGCCCGGCTGAGTGCAGTTTTGGCCAAAGAGTGCTGACTGCTGATCGCCGGCTGCACCGCCTAAAGTGATTGGCTCACCAAACAAAGACGTGTCGGTTTCGCCAAACACGTGACTGCTGGGATGCACTTCAGGCAACACCTCGCGTGGGATGTTGAACAATTGCAACAACTCTTCGTCCCAATCGCCCGTGTGGATATTCCAAAGCATGGTTCGAGACGCATTGGTGACGTCTGTCGCGTGCAAACGACCACCGGTCAAATTCCAGAACAGCCAACTGTCGATGGTGCCAAATGCCAGTTCACCAGCGTCGGCTTTTTCGCGAGCGTTCGGAACATGATGCAGCAGCCACTGCAGTTTGGTGGCACAGAAATACGAATCGATGATCAGTCCCGTTTTCTGTTGAACGGCATCCGCGTGCCCGGCGTCTCGAAGTGTGTCACAAATCGATGCAGTCCGGCGATCCTGCCAAACGATGGCGTGATGGATCGGCCTTCCGGTCTGCCGGTCCCAAACCAATGTCGTCTCTCGTTGGTTCGTGATGCCAATCGCGTGAACGTCAGCCGCGGACATCCCGTGATCGCTCAAGACTTGCTGCGCCACCGACAACTGTGTCTTCCAGATCTCCTCGGCGTCATGTTCCACCCAACCAGCCGCCGGGTAGTGTTGCGTGAACTCCTTCTGCGAGGTCCCTAAGATCGATCCGTCGTGGCCAAACAAGATGGCTCGTGAACTTGTGGTGCCTTGATCCAGTGCCAATATCGCCTTCACTGTTCTTCTCCGTCGACGGTGCATTCATGTTGGAGCGGACGACTCAGTCGTCGCTGCTCGCATTCTATCGGTGCTCGCGGGACAACGCAGGCGACACGCCACTTGCTTTGCGGCGAACGCGGTTTGGGAGCAATGGCCATGCCAACAGAGGATCCGCCCAAAGGAACGCATTGGGTCGCATGGACTCATCCGTGTGTTGCGAGATCCCCGCTGGTTCGCCGCGTCGGCATCGAAAAGATCCGCCGGACTTCTCGCATTCTTCGCTCAGCGACCTTCCGTTTTCGCTAGACTGAAGTCAGGCGATGCAGTCATTCACGCTTGGACGGAGGTGATCCGATGTCGAGAATTCAGCAGATGGCAGAATCCGTGTTACCACCCTCGTGGTTTGTTCGCGTTCGAGCTTCCTCGCAGCGATGGATGATTCACTGCCCGCAATGCCATCGAGAACAGTCCGTGTGGGACGTTGGCGGAATTCGGTTCGGCGCGGCGTCTGTCGGCAAACGCATCGCGGCCCATTGCGAGACTTGCGGCATGGTCAACGCCAAGTTGGTGTATCGCGAAGACGCCGAGTGAAGCAACGAAATCGGTCGGTATTGCGTTGGACGTTTAGGTGCGTGGTCGTCAGGCGGAGCCTGACCTACTATTAGCGGCTCGGCGCGAGCCAACCGGTGAGGAAGCATGTAGCGTCGCGACTTGAAGGGATGCCATTCCGTGTGTTGTTACCCGTAGATGCGCGGTTGTCAGGTGGGACCTGACCTACTATTAGCGGATCGGCGCGAGCCGACCGGTTACGGTCGTCGGATCTTATAGATCGTTATCTCGAACGGCCGCCAACTTTGCGTGCAATCGAGCTTGCATTTCGCGAACCACATCCGCGTGTTCCGGCGAATCAATCAGATTGTGAAATTGCTTCGGGTCCTCACGCATGTCAAACAGCTCGGCGCCACCCGACCCGTCCTCACGGTATTGCAGATAAGCCCAACGGTCCGTGCGAATTAAAAATCCCTTTCGCATGGGAGCGACACAAAAGGCTTCGTCTCGGACGGACGCTTCCGGATCCTTTAGGAGCGAGGTGATGTCGCGCCCTTGCACATTGGCCGGAACGTCCAGACCACACAACTTCGCGGTTGTTGGATACAGATCCAGCAGTTCGACAAAACTGTGGCATACCGCGGGCTGTTGTCCTGGTACACGAATGATCAATGGAACCTGAGCGGACTCATCACGGAGCGAAACCTTTGCCCAAAAGTCATGCTCACCAAGATGGTAACCATGGTCGCTGGTGAAGATCACGATCGTGTTCTTGTCCTGACCAGATGCTTTCAAAGCCGCCATCACCTTGCCGACTTGGGCATCGATGAACGCGACTGACGCATAGTAGGCACCCAACGCCTTGCGTTGTTTTCGCAGATCCATCTGCATGTTCAGACTGGTTTTGTAGTTGATACCTAGCTTGGGGATGTCGTCCCAATCATTGTCCAATCGTTCAGGGAGTTGCTGGTTCCGATAGGGCTTGTACGGTTCGAAATATTTCGCGGGGGCAACAAACGGCACGTGCGGTCGTACAAACCCAATGCCGAGCCAAAACGGTTGATCGTGTTGTTGGTTGATCAACTGAACGGCTTTGTCGGCTGTTTTGCCATCGGAGTGAACCAAGTCATCCCCCTCGGCTTCGACCACGACGAACGTGTTGCCTCCTACAACCGGTCGTTTCCCATCCGGATTGCTCTCGAGCGTCTCACCTTCACCCGGAGCTTTCCACTCGGGACCGGGTGAGTTGAAACGATGTGTCCACGAGACAGGATCGTCGGCTCCATTGCCCTGATTATGGTTGCGTCCATCGCCACCTTCCTGGATGCCGCCGGGCACGCCCATGTGGAAGATCTTGCTCACCCGCGTCGTTTCGTATCCCTGTTCACGAAAGCACTGCGGCCACGTCCAACGGTCTCCAATCTTGGACCGTGGACTGACGTAACTGAAAACTTCCGTCGCATGAGGGTAATAACCGGAAAGAAACGACGCTCGCGAGGGACCACAATAGGTGGCTTGGCAATACGCTCGGGTGAACCGTGTGCCTTCGGCGGCCAACGAATCGATGTTCGGCGTCTGGCAAACCTCATTGCCATAACATGATAGCGCCGTCGAAGTCAGATCATCCGAAATGATGAATAGGACATTCAACCGCTCGGTCGAGGTCCCATTGTTTGGCTGCTCCGCCGGAAGCCGTCCACCCGAGATCGCGGCGGTCATCGCCAGGAGGCAAAACGCAGCGAGACGTTTCGGGAAATTAGAAGGATGGAACATGGCAGCGGCTGTGCAGATCGAGGCGAGACACATCAGGTGGGTGCCTCATCTTAAGCGATCAGCCAACCGCCGGCACACTCACTCGTCAGACTTGCTGTCGGTGGGCTTGTTGTTGGTCGAGCAGATACCGCGATAGTATTCGATGCTTTCCCGCAAACCTTCCGTCATACCCACCGTGGGCTCGAAACCCATCCGGGAACGAATTTGGTTGATGTCGGCGAGCGAGTCCCGCACATCACCGGCTCGCGGCGGATCATGAATCGGCTGAATATCGCCATGAAGCAAATTACGGAGCGTGTCCAGCAATTCAAGCAAGGTCGTGCGTTCGCCGCGTCCAACGTTGAAGACACCGCCGGAGATACCCGGAACCGTCGCCGCCAACATATTCGCGTTGGCAACATCTCGAACATAGACGAAGTCTCGGGATTGCTGGCCATCGCCGTAGATAACGGGACGTTCCCCTTTCAAGATCATCGAAACGAAACGAGGAATGACCGCGCTGTACTCGCTCTTGGGATCTTGTCGCGGACCAAAGACGTTGAAATACCGCAGCACGACTGGCTCGATTGAAAATTCGCGGTGGAAGACTTGGCAATAGTTCTCCGACGACAATTTCGCGGCTGCGTAGGGAGACAGGGGGGCGGGCGTGTCGTCTTCTCGCTTTGAAACGTAAGGCGAATTGCCATAGATCGCGCTGGTTGACGACAGCACAAACCGCTTGACTCCGGCTGCCGCACCGGCCGTCAGCAATTCCACGGTGCTGGTCGTTGTCCACTCATGACACAAACCGGGCTCACGCATACTACGGGGCACGCTGGCCATGGCGGCGAAGTGGAAAATGTGATCCACGCCTTCCACCGCCTTCTCAACACATTCGCGATCGGCTGCATCCCCACCGATGAAGTGCAAGCGTTCGTGGTCAGGGCCTTCCAAGAACGGTGTCAGGTTCTTCAGGAAGCCGGTGCTGAGGTTATCGAGAGCCACCACCTCGGCTCCGGTCTTCAGTAACTGCTCGACCATTTGTGAGCCGATGAATCCGGCGGCACCGGTGACCAAACACTTGCTCTCGGACAAACGGTCGAAAGCTTGATCAAGAAGCGTCAACATTAGAATCGATCAGCAGAATAAGAGGTGCGATGTCCCTGCGAAATTCTACGCCAGATCCATCCATGATTTGACGCGCCATGCTTGACGGCCAATACCTTTGGTGCGTCGCAGAAATTGCGGTCGTCTGGCGATCAGCCTTGCAGGTTCAATCCGCCACTGCCACCGTCGCCGAGAATATTCGCAGCACGTTGTTTGGCGGATTGTTGCTCACCGCCCTCGCGAGCGCAAACCATCCGCCATGTTTCTGCTTCGGTTTCCAGGACCAAACGGATTTCGTCGATCATCGACGCGTCGCCAGTTTTTTCGGCTTCGATCAGGTGCTGGCAGAGGAAGACATAGAGATCCGCGACGGTTCGGCAGACTTCCACGGAATTGTCGGTCACCCCTGAAAGTAGTTCCGACAAAATTTCCAACAGCTTCAAAGAATACTCGTTGGTTCCGCGTTTTCCGGGTTGCTGCTTCCAAAGATCCGCCAGGTGGCGTGAAACTTCCACCGAGCGTTCGATCAACATCAAACGCAACTTGGCCGGTGAAGCGGTCTGCACCATGGCCTCCAAATAAGCGTCACCACGACGACGGCCGAAGTTCTCCATGCCCTCGCTGAGGCTACCAGGTGCACCTGGACGTGGCAAAGAAGCTTCTGCTTCGTTGCCCGACGGTGGAGTTGGTTCTGGAGTGGCATTCCCGTCACCGACGAAGGTCATGGGTGGGCGAACGAAAGAATCTGCCGAGTTGTACATCGGGTTTCCGTATGCGGGAATGGAAACGAGCGTGAAGTGAAAACACAGCACGCAGCGGTTGGGTTTATCGACGAAAGGGGTTTAAAACTTCATGGAATCAGCGAATGCAACGCGAAGTGTTCGGTTTGTGATCACCGGTCGCGATGGTTGGATGGGTTTACTGCAGAAGTTGCAGCACATTTCGTGGGTTCTGGTTCGCTAACGACAAAACGTTGGTGCCTGACTGCACAAGAATTTGAGCTCTCGTCAAACGGGCGGACTCATCGGCAAAGGAAGCGTCGCTGATGGAGCTTTCTGCCTCTTGTAAGTTGGCTTTGGTCTCATTCAGGGCGGATAGGTTGGATTCCAGCGTGGTGGCTTGGAAAGCGCCCAAACGTCCACGTTCATTGGCCACCTGAGCGATGACTTGGTCGATCACTTTCGCAGCGCCATTGACGTCGTTGCGTAAGCTCTTTGCTTGCCCGGTACCGAGTTCGTACAACCGTCCCGCGGAGCCACCCAACTGACCGGTGGATACACTGCTGAGCGACAAGTTGGCTTGCTGTGCCCCAAGGACCCGCGAGCCAAGTTGGAAATTGACCCCGCCGCCGGTGATCGTGAAATTGAAGTTCGTGCTGCTGCCTTCGGAAACGGTCAGCGACAGATCGAGCGCGGCGGTGTTGATCGAAAGTTTGTTTCCGCTCGCGTTGGCTTCAATTCCATTGACCGTCGCGACAACGTCCGACCCAACATCGCGTCGCGTTTGCAAATTCGATTCAAACGTGCCGCTGCCGCCTTCATCGATCACATCCAAACTGATCACGGCGTCGCTGCCGTAGTCGATGCTTCGGAAGACGAGACCATCGGACGTGTTTTCCGCGGTGATTCCGGTGGTGTCGGAAACCAAGTTCACGGCTTCCGCGATCTGATCTTTGCTGGTGTTGGCGCTGAAGGAGAATGTTTCGGCGCCGTTGGTCCCACTGAGCTGAAAGACAAGGTCGTCTTGAAGCACTTCACCGCCGGTCAAACCGGTGCTTCGCGGAACGATGATCCGATCGGGATTGTATTCAATGTTGGGGCTTTCGATTGCACTGAACAACGCTTCCGCGGGGGCTTCGCCGTCCACCGTTGCGTTCTCGATCAGCGTCACGACTTGTTCACCCGTCGTCGTGGACGAATCATCGATCGTAACGGTCAGTGTCTTTGAGTTCGTGTCGTAATTCGCTCCGGGTGTGCTCCCCGTGTCAAATTCAATCATCACATTGTTGTACGCTTCACCCGCAATGTTTGCAGATGCGATGACGCCAGCAATGATCTGAGCTTCCTCCAGCTCGACTTCTGCTGCGGTTGGTACGCTGGGGCCCGAGGGCAGACCAAAACGCTCGACGGTAAATCCATCGATCGCACTGATGGCGGCGTCGATGGTCGTTCCCGTCGCGTCGGCAGCGACCGTTCCTGCCAATCCGGTGCCGCTGAAGTTGCCCGTGATCGTCAACACTTGCGTGTCAGGATCGTAGTCAGCCGTGCCTGTGTTGCTGACGGTCGGCGTGTCAATGACCTCGATGGAAGTGTAGTCTTGCCCCTTGATCCAGAGGTCTTCCCCGCGAATTTGTTGAGAGGCGAAATGGAACAGACCTCCCGCGACGAAGGCGTTGTCTTTCGCTGTGAACGCCGCATCATCAATCGTGATCTGTGCTTGTTCAGCGGCGTTCTTAACAACGACTTCGACGTCCAATCGAGACGTGCGTCCAAGATTCGCCTGTTGGATATTGGAATCAGTCACGGATTCAATGTTGCTCAACGTGCTGGTGAATTCCTGCGAACCGTCCAGCAACTTTCGGCCTTGGAAGGTGGTCGTCTGCGAAATTCGATTGATTGCTTCGAGAGACGAATCAATCTGCAATTGATTTGCATCCAATTCCTCGGGTGACAAAGCACCGGAGTTTGCGGATTCGACGATCAGACCGCGGACCTCGCTCAGCAGGTTGCCAACTTCTCCTAAGGCTGCATCAGCCGTGCTAATGATTTGGCTGGCACGTTGCGTGTTGCTGATCGATTTCGTCAGGCCCGTGATCTCGCTGCGCAACGTGTCCCGAGCGATGATCCCGGCGGAATCGTCGCTGGCGGAATTGATTCGCAGTCCCGTCGACAATCTTGTCAACGAAGTTTGCAAATCGTTGTTGCTGCTTCTCAGGCGGTTCTGAGCCACCATGGAAGAGACATTGGTATTGATGCGTGTCACGGGACATCATCAAGAGGGCGAGTAAACATACGGTCAAACAGCGATGCGCATGAGAGGAAGATCCATGCGGAGCATCGCCTAGCTTAAGATGCCGCACGCAAAGTCAACGCGAGAGAAAAATGTTGCGTAAAAGCAACAGATTCACTGGGGCGACGTTGCAAAATCCGAACGCAAGTTCCCGCAACGCAACAGCAACCCATAGATGCGAGCACAAATCGCCAACCAATTCACCACCCCAACCAAACCCGTAGCCGATCGGCGTTAGCCGCGGTTGACACAAAGAACCGTGGCTAACGCCAAAACGGCTAAGAGGTCTCACAGCACCTCCAACTCCCAAACGAGCGCACCCCGACCCGACTCCGCCTCGCCAACCAATTCACCACCCCAACCAACCCTGTAGCCGAACGGCGTTAGCCGCGGTTGACGCAAAGAACCGTGGCCAACGCCAAATCGGCTATGAGTTCCTTCAACACCCACACGAGCGCAACCCCATTCGACTCCGCGCCGCCAAACTAATTCACCACCCCAACCAAACCCGTAGCCGAACGGCGTTAGCCGCGGTTGACGCACAAAACCGTGGCGAACGCCAAAACGGTTAGGAAGTCCTGCAGGACCGCCAACTCCCAAACGAGCGCACCCCCACCCGACTCCGCCTCGCCAACCAATTCACCAACCCAACCAACCCCATAGCCGAACGGCATTAGCCGCGGTTGGCACATAACGCCGCGTCCTACACCAAAACGGCTAAGAAGTCCTTCAGCACCTCCTACTCCCACACGAGCGCCTCCCCGCTCCACTCCGCCTCGCCAACCAATTCACCAACCCAACCAACCCCTTAGCCGAACGGCGTTAGCCGCGGTTGCCACAAAGAACCGTGGCTAACGCCAAAACGGCTAGGAGGTCTCACAGCACCTCCAACTCCCAAACGAGCGCACCCCGACCCGACTCCGCCTCGCCAACCAATTCACTACCCCCAACCAACCCCATAGCCGAACGGCGTTAGCCGCGGTTGGCACATAACGCCGCGTCCAACACCAAAACGGCCGAGCACCTCTCTTCCGTGGGCGATCGCGATACGGCCGAACCTCCCTCGACCAGTCTCAAACCATCGTCACCAACATCAATACCATGTCGACTCTCCCACTCACCAAACGAAAAAAGGCAGACACAAGCTCTCGCTCGCATCTGCCTTCGATTTCGTTTCTCTCAAGCCGCCCGATTCAGGCGGCCTGAGTGATCGGTTGGATTAACCCAACAGCGACAAAACGTTTCGTGGGTTCTGGTTGGCCAACGACAACACGTTGGTACCAGATTGAACCAGGATCTGAGCACGAGTCAGGTTGGCCGATTCTTGTGCGAAGTCAGCGTCACGGATCGAGCTTTCAGCTTCTTGCAGGTTGGCTTTGGTTTCGTTCAGCGAGACCAAGTTGCTTTCCAACGTCGTGCTTTGGAACGATCCCAAACGACCGCGGAGTCCAACCACTTTGCCGATGACTTCGTCGATCACCTTGGCAGCACCTTCGACGTCGTTGGTCAGGCTCTTCGCTTGGCCGCTGCCCAGTTCGTACAGACGACCCGAAGCACCACCCAGTTGACCGGTCGAAACGCTACCGATACCCAAGCTAGCTTGTTGGGTGCTGGTCACGTCGGGACCGAGTTGGAACGTCGCTCCACCACCGGTGATGCTGAAGCTGAAGTTCGTGCTGCTGCCGTCGTCGACGGTCAAGCTCAAGTCCAGCGAGCTGGTGTTGATCGACAGGCTGTTGCCGCTTCCGTTTGCTTCCACACCGTTCACGGTGGCGACGATGTCAGCACCGGTTGATCGCGTGTTGTCCAGGCTTCCCTTGAACGTGCCGCCAGCACCTTCGCTAATCACGTCGATGTCGACCAACGCGTCGCTACCGAAGCCGGTCGAAGTGAACTCAAGGCCGCTCGTCGAATCGGCTTCGACACCGGTGCTGTCCGAAACCAAGTTCACAGCAGCTGCGATTTGAGCTTTGGTTGTTCCTGCACCAAAGTTGAACGTTTCTGCACCGTCGGAACCGCTCAGTTGGAAAACCAAGTCAGCGTTCAGGACTTCACCACCGGTGTTTCCGGTCGAAGCTTCTGCAGGAAGATTGTCCGTGTCCAGCGTGAATTCGCCATACTCGGTGACTTTGGCAGCGGCGGGAGTCGAACCCGAACCGTCTGCAACTTCCGCGTCGAACTCAGTGGTGCCGGAGTTGATGGCGGCAGCAATGGTTGCCAAGCTGTTCTCGCCTGCACCAGTTCCGATCGTGACGGTCAGAGACTTTTGCTCGTCGTCGTAGCTGGCGGTCGTAGTGGCGCCAGTGCCCGCGACATAGTTGATGGACACATTGTTG
This genomic interval carries:
- the glpK gene encoding glycerol kinase GlpK — its product is MKAILALDQGTTSSRAILFGHDGSILGTSQKEFTQHYPAAGWVEHDAEEIWKTQLSVAQQVLSDHGMSAADVHAIGITNQRETTLVWDRQTGRPIHHAIVWQDRRTASICDTLRDAGHADAVQQKTGLIIDSYFCATKLQWLLHHVPNAREKADAGELAFGTIDSWLFWNLTGGRLHATDVTNASRTMLWNIHTGDWDEELLQLFNIPREVLPEVHPSSHVFGETDTSLFGEPITLGGAAGDQQSALFGQNCTQPGMAKNTYGTGCFMLMNIGEEAKPSPSRLLTTVACWNGERRAYAYEGSIFIAGAIVQWLRDGLGIIQSSSEVESLASTVDDTDGVYLVPAFAGLGAPHWDSYARGILVGLTRGTTKAHIARAALEGIAFQVADVLDAMRNDSGVAIEELRVDGGAAANDLLMQFQADIIGTRVVRPKVIETTAAGAAYVAGLATGFWKDTQEIESIWETDRVFEPKMSSAEAKKRRARWAQALERSKQWAE
- a CDS encoding sulfatase — its product is MFHPSNFPKRLAAFCLLAMTAAISGGRLPAEQPNNGTSTERLNVLFIISDDLTSTALSCYGNEVCQTPNIDSLAAEGTRFTRAYCQATYCGPSRASFLSGYYPHATEVFSYVSPRSKIGDRWTWPQCFREQGYETTRVSKIFHMGVPGGIQEGGDGRNHNQGNGADDPVSWTHRFNSPGPEWKAPGEGETLESNPDGKRPVVGGNTFVVVEAEGDDLVHSDGKTADKAVQLINQQHDQPFWLGIGFVRPHVPFVAPAKYFEPYKPYRNQQLPERLDNDWDDIPKLGINYKTSLNMQMDLRKQRKALGAYYASVAFIDAQVGKVMAALKASGQDKNTIVIFTSDHGYHLGEHDFWAKVSLRDESAQVPLIIRVPGQQPAVCHSFVELLDLYPTTAKLCGLDVPANVQGRDITSLLKDPEASVRDEAFCVAPMRKGFLIRTDRWAYLQYREDGSGGAELFDMREDPKQFHNLIDSPEHADVVREMQARLHAKLAAVRDNDL
- a CDS encoding SDR family oxidoreductase, with amino-acid sequence MLTLLDQAFDRLSESKCLVTGAAGFIGSQMVEQLLKTGAEVVALDNLSTGFLKNLTPFLEGPDHERLHFIGGDAADRECVEKAVEGVDHIFHFAAMASVPRSMREPGLCHEWTTTSTVELLTAGAAAGVKRFVLSSTSAIYGNSPYVSKREDDTPAPLSPYAAAKLSSENYCQVFHREFSIEPVVLRYFNVFGPRQDPKSEYSAVIPRFVSMILKGERPVIYGDGQQSRDFVYVRDVANANMLAATVPGISGGVFNVGRGERTTLLELLDTLRNLLHGDIQPIHDPPRAGDVRDSLADINQIRSRMGFEPTVGMTEGLRESIEYYRGICSTNNKPTDSKSDE
- a CDS encoding flagellar protein FliS, whose amino-acid sequence is MPRPGAPGSLSEGMENFGRRRGDAYLEAMVQTASPAKLRLMLIERSVEVSRHLADLWKQQPGKRGTNEYSLKLLEILSELLSGVTDNSVEVCRTVADLYVFLCQHLIEAEKTGDASMIDEIRLVLETEAETWRMVCAREGGEQQSAKQRAANILGDGGSGGLNLQG
- a CDS encoding flagellin N-terminal helical domain-containing protein, giving the protein MTRINTNVSSMVAQNRLRSSNNDLQTSLTRLSTGLRINSASDDSAGIIARDTLRSEITGLTKSISNTQRASQIISTADAALGEVGNLLSEVRGLIVESANSGALSPEELDANQLQIDSSLEAINRISQTTTFQGRKLLDGSQEFTSTLSNIESVTDSNIQQANLGRTSRLDVEVVVKNAAEQAQITIDDAAFTAKDNAFVAGGLFHFASQQIRGEDLWIKGQDYTSIEVIDTPTVSNTGTADYDPDTQVLTITGNFSGTGLAGTVAADATGTTIDAAISAIDGFTVERFGLPSGPSVPTAAEVELEEAQIIAGVIASANIAGEAYNNVMIEFDTGSTPGANYDTNSKTLTVTIDDSSTTTGEQVVTLIENATVDGEAPAEALFSAIESPNIEYNPDRIIVPRSTGLTGGEVLQDDLVFQLSGTNGAETFSFSANTSKDQIAEAVNLVSDTTGITAENTSDGLVFRSIDYGSDAVISLDVIDEGGSGTFESNLQTRRDVGSDVVATVNGIEANASGNKLSINTAALDLSLTVSEGSSTNFNFTITGGGVNFQLGSRVLGAQQANLSLSSVSTGQLGGSAGRLYELGTGQAKSLRNDVNGAAKVIDQVIAQVANERGRLGAFQATTLESNLSALNETKANLQEAESSISDASFADESARLTRAQILVQSGTNVLSLANQNPRNVLQLLQ
- a CDS encoding flagellin N-terminal helical domain-containing protein, encoding MTRINTNVSSLVAQNRLQSSNNDLQQSLTRLSTGLRINSGSDDPAGLLASEALRSEITGLTKSISNTQRASQIISTADSALGQVSNLLNDVRGLVVEAANSGALSKEEIAANQLQIDSSLEAINRIAQTTTFQGRKLLDGSQDFVSTIGSVSSVSDVSIDQANLGKTGQIDVEVVISSAAEKASATASDAGFSAAAQATSTTEASVNTFTIGDATNNVTIEGQFDSVVIEDGGGGATTAASITDGVLTITVDDAATVTGAAVATVLNGVTGVYAEETGTLADVDAAAAADATAIEGAGLAITAADAGGDYNNVSINYVAGTGATTTASYDDEQKSLTVTIGTGAGENSLATIAAAINSGTTEFDAEVADGSGSTPAAAKVTEYGEFTLDTDNLPAEASTGNTGGEVLNADLVFQLSGSDGAETFNFGAGTTKAQIAAAVNLVSDSTGVEADSTSGLEFTSTGFGSDALVDIDVISEGAGGTFKGSLDNTRSTGADIVATVNGVEANGSGNSLSINTSSLDLSLTVDDGSSTNFSFSITGGGATFQLGPDVTSTQQASLGIGSVSTGQLGGASGRLYELGSGQAKSLTNDVEGAAKVIDEVIGKVVGLRGRLGSFQSTTLESNLVSLNETKANLQEAESSIRDADFAQESANLTRAQILVQSGTNVLSLANQNPRNVLSLLG